The Theileria annulata chromosome 2, complete sequence, *** SEQUENCING IN PROGRESS *** genomic sequence taaattataaactttAGATTAGGTATACATTTGCGATATGGATCACAATGAAAGGGTTTTCAGAGATTCCGTAACCTAAAACATCATTAATTAAGTCACAGAATATTTTTACagtatttaaaattacacaGTTATATGAtgtgaaataattataaaaagaACTTACGTCATCTGGAAGGACATTTCCTTTTGTTAAGCTTTCTTCGTTCTCTCTAATTAGTTCGTCGAGATCGATATCTTCGTCGTAGTCGAAATCGTCTGCAGCCCCTTCATCATCCATGAAGAGGTTCGGGTTAAAGGTGAATAGATCCTTCCCGGTAAGCTGTGTTGTTGAGTCCTTAGTTACTCTATCTTTTAGTTCGTCTAAACGGCCTTTTTCCTTTTCCTCCTTCCATCGCTTAAATGATTCCTCAGTTACCATTTCACCTCCAGGTGGAAGCTCTCTCCTCTACCACagattaaattattttatttataatcaaTACCTGTCGTTCTATCATTTCTTCTAGGGTTTCATCATCGTCAACTACTTCTTGTGGTACATCGCTAGCCAACACAAACCCTAATACGTTTATAACCTTACACATATAACTGTGTTATATAGTAAAAATGCTTAAAGAGTAACCTGGAGGAAGACAATGCCTATATTTACAGTCATCACCGCCATTTGGGCAAACCCAAAACCAGCcatatttctaaattttaaatttaaagtgGTTTAATACCTTGGACTCAACTGCTTGTAGGAAGTACTTGCATATGATATCAGTGGTACAGGAGTTAGTGTTTTTTTGTTGCACTACACCTTCCAGTGTTGTTATATCCCAAGTACTCATATTCTCATCTACACCAAATATTTATGGGATATCTCATACTctatttaactaattatacatatttatttagACCAACCTTCCTTAGATCGTTGGATACGTTGATCTAAATAAATATCTATTTTCTGGTCCATTCTTGATTGTTTGGGTTCATAAAGCTTCTGAGACTCCATACTCACTTGCTTCACGGTCTCGGTAgctaaaaattattattcctTGTATATATTGGTTTGTGGaattgtaaatatttttgGTGTTAATACTTTTGAAAAGGGATGCGATTAGAGCTTTTTGTTGCATGATTCTATTCTTTTCCTccttttctttattttgCTGGGCGATATACTTATCGCTATCCTTTGGAGGTTGTCCGGTAATCTGCTGTTGTATACTCTTTATATATCtatatcattttcaaaCCAAATTCACATTGTAATACACTATTCTAATAGTAACATAGTTATAAATAAGGTATCTTATAAttgttatattaaaaagaataataaaaatagtaGAAATTTGGTAGAATCTTTAGATATTCtgattaaatataaaaaatacttttgaACTGATTTGctttttttattttttaggcCGAAGGTTTTATCCTCTACGATTTTCTGTTTTTGTTTTTCCAGTGCCTTTTGCTGGGCCTTCTGTTGCTTGGCGTTTCCTCCTGCCATACTTACtctaattttacatatattttaattgtattttatgttattaaatCTATCTCATTTCAGATATTTCAACTAAAAAATCGTATTACGATGGGGAACGGTTTCGCATCCACACATCTACCGTTTCtatcattatattttataaaacttttccatttatacatttaattctataataatatactaaacTTTTAAAACTATTGGTATTCTTCCGATTTCCTActatttattactattaaaCTACTgatgttaaaataatatttataaaaataactcaataatacattaaattGTTGATTGACTGattttttccaaatattGTCCATAATTATAGAGTTTGAACTGTGGATTCTTCATCATTTTGTAGATTAAATTGATGTTCTTTACGTCCTCTGAATTTTTGGCGATTATCCAGCAAGAGGTTTCATCGATCCATGAGATTGAAACCCAGAGCGGAGACCATATTTTCATGATTTCCCACTTTTTCCACACGTTTGGAAACCCGAACATATAAAAGTGCTTTGACATGTCCTCTtcattattcatatttattacaGAAGGTTGACACTTCACTAATCTTACTGAATTCACTACTTCCccaaatatattcattatcaCCTTTCCCATACTGTTTGCCGTGTTAGATGTGTCCAGGTATGCCTTAATTAAGTTGTTTAATGaactatttttattcttaatcACAGTCTCAAGTTGATGTATGAATACTATTGCAGTCATTAAACTATCATATCCAGCTTCATGTTCTTTCTCGGCCTCATTTAGTACATTTCCGTATCCACAAACAATTCCGCGAGTGCCCAAGGAACTTATTTCAAACCTGTTTAACACATTTTGATTAGGTAAGAATGAATTGTATAGAGATTTTAGAGTTGTGTGAGGTGTGAACTGTTGGTAATATTCTGATATATATTTGGTGTCGAAAATGGTTGGAAACACTTGGACCCACTTCTTCTTGAAGTCCTCTACGTTTTCAGGCAAATCGCCGTAGAAAGTTtgataaatgtgtaaaatgtCGTAGAAGCAATTGTGGCCCACAAgtattttattgtttttgGAAATCTTGTCAAATAGTGTTCTGAGTCCTACTTGCTTATTTATGGCCTCTAGTTCTTCCTCCAATAGTTTCCGCTCCTCCTCTAATAGTTCCATCTGAGTCTTGTAAACCATTACATACCTAACTCCGTTCCTCTGAGATGAGTTACTATACAAATTTGGGTACTTGATTGAGATAACAGAGTGCATTAGAAGTCTTAAAAAGGCACTTTCAACTTCAAATTCCAACGGCGCTCTCCCCTCATCGCCTTCCACTAGTATCCACTCATTTATCCTTTCTATCATTTGCTCCACTACTCTTCTATCTTCTAAATCCTTTATACTACTAACATCGTATTCTGTATTCACATTACTAGTGTTTCTGGTGCTTTCAACGTTTGAATCGGAcaaattctttaaattcaACTGTATCTGATGAAGTTTCGATACTATTAGCGATTTCCTTTCCTCCTCTTCTTTTGGTGTCAGATGGGTTATTCCATCTCTTATCCAACTATTAAAGTCGAAATTGTTATCCTTTAGAAAGTTAAGCGTAGACATGTTAACTGAAAAGCTCTTCCCTTCTGATGGGATCGTAAACAGTGATGTTGTGGTCAGTTTCCAAAGATCATTCTCGTATTTCGCCATCGTTAGTCCTATTTGGCAGGGAATAAACTTTTTTGCTCCCAAAGAGTGTGACTCATAGCACTTATCAACTCCTATAAAACGTTCATCCTTCACATGTAGCCCCGTGTATTCTACGTCCAGAGCTACAAAATCCGACCTCTCAATCAACTCTGTAATTATTCCGCTGTGTAGGTCCCATAATGGTCTGGTAGTCACATTTGATCTAGTAGAAAAAAAGCTTTTATAATTCAGTTGAAAATCACAGCACcttatcaaattaaaattaaaatctgatgaaattaaaacattttgataatttgaaCCAATGTGTAGAGAACTGGATTGGTGATCGAAAGGTTTAAGTTGCGATAATTTACTCGTAAAAATCAAGGTAGAAAAcgattttttatataaatttccattaaatttatttaatatattgtagAATCCAGGAGATAATAAGGGTTTTGTTAACATTTATATCATTACCATTCATTGACAGATTTTCATAgcattattttattaaaactgtatttattattatttttaagaaTATTGTACAAAAATGGTGAAATAAGCATATTTAAAATGGAAGGATTAAATTACGGAATCTGTCTCGCAAGTATTTATTGCCTCATATTaaccaaatttatattatatactatagaATTACACAGTCTTTAATAAACCATTTAaagataattaattttttaaaaaatttcaatttcaatttaatattttaatgcAGTTTAAGTTTTAACATTTGAAATCTAGTTTTAATgtagtttaaatttaaattttaatttaattctaaaaaatcCCAATTAATGGTTTGGATATGTCTCTATTTGAGagttttgaaattttttgTCCCGAATTTGTTGATTCCGGTCATCATTTCGGGTTGTTCGATAGAAAATACCTCGAGCTAATAACAAAAACAGGACatttatacaaaaaattaagaaaCTTTTGTGAAAACATACCAAACCCCGATTACGCCTCTGAATTATCAAACATATTCACCAATAATGGTAAATTTACCACTGATTTTGAACCAGAATCACTGGAGTTTTTCTCAACTAACACACACATACACGGTCTGATAGAAAATACTGATAGCTTTATGGAAAATTGTATTACCttacataatataaatgaatttaaaccAAGTCCATACTATTTATGTTGTTTTGCAAATTCTATGAACTCACATTTGAACAAATATAGGAACTACTTCAATAGCCTGAGAAACCTTACACACTTATCAGTGCAAGTATCATGTGTGTCAAAATTTACAGAGAAACTCTTTAAACTTCTACAACTTCTAAACAATGTTATCGTACAGGTATTTCCCTAATCAATTTCACTTATATAGCATATTAACACTAATATTGTAGTTTGAATACAAATCACTGGAATATAAAGATGGATTTCCAAAATTCAAGTGTTTACTGGAAATATTAGACCAAGATTATCCCGATgaatttaacaatattGTAAACTCAAAATTAAGAGATGATTTACTAGAATTGTTTAGAACACAGCTCACATACTGGCTAATATATGGAAAACTCATTGACCCGTTTGGGGAGTTCATTATATCATCCAGTGAATGCGAAAAATCAGATTTAAAGTCCAAATCTGCAAGCATTTTCATCAGCGAACTGTTGAACTTTAAACCTAACAATAGCTCTAGTGAGTGTAACCATTTCCTCACTATTAGTAATTTGGTGTATAGTTCAAGAATCAGTGATAATGCAACTTTTGGTCCTGTGGACCATAATACCGCAAATACCATACTCATGATAGGTAAACTGGTTCCAATATTAAACTGTATAAGTGCAAACAGctcaataaataaagtaCTTAAAAAGCTAGCTGATGATTGCTTATTTAAGAATTGGAATGAAGTGACCTCTGATAATGAGAAATTCAGTTCAGCAATAGAAAATTACAGGTTACAATTTTCTACAATCCTGTGGGACACTTATAATCCCAAGTATAAcatattgaataaaattaagcTATTAAAGAGCGTCTATTTACTTTTAGAAAAGCCAATATATGATCAACTGTTTGAGCAATCGTATGATATAATGTCAATGAACTTTGGAGAAAATGAGTTAAAAACTGTAAATAAGTCATTTACAACACTAATTAATCGTCTTAAAGATGATATGGATGGTGGATTGAGTCCGGAAAACgaaaatttggataattttaaatttatgaagTTCACAAACcaatttgatataaattcatcatttaaattaattaatgacATAGAGTgagttttaaaaaataatttgttattttaggTTAAATGAAGGTTCTTATGAGGTTGGAAATGAAAGTAGTATTTGGTATCCTGAGCTCATTTATGTAATGAACGGATTCAACATGAATATTGTTGTGGATTTACAGTTAGTAAATCAGTCGAAAGAATTTTCACTGGTCATATCCCCTAAAATTTCCCATTCGGCCAATGGCAGAAGTTTTAATGATCATAGAACACTCAACTGCAAATGTTTGCTGATCAATTTTAGGGTGATTCACTCAAATTTTGCTAATTTAACATTCTCAATTGACATTGTTCTAAATCACAATCCTTCTGATTGTGAGAATAAGTTCACTAGAAGCTTAATAAGCAGAATTGAAAAAGTAGTGGAATATAAAGAATCGAACCTAAAGTTGGGAATTGAAATGATGCTAAAAAGAAATAGTTTAAAGGTGTTTCTAAAATCTGTACCTGATGAGTTTTGTTTCCTAAATAACTATTCAACACAATCAAGTAATCCCTCAAATTACTCAAATCAGTCtaataattcaaataattcaaatcCGTCTGGTTCATTTGATAATGAGAATGTTGATGACTTAGAAATTGCTGGAGGAGTAACAATTTCAACTAAAAGTTCTGAACACGAAGAAGATTTGTATGGTTTGGATAATAACTCGATTAATTTAAGGATTGAAATAAACCAGGAGAACATGATTGAACTGCTTAAACTGGTTTCAGAATTCTCATACGTGGGAATCGTACACCATTCTAAGGATTTAGATTATTCCTTGTCTGAACTAAGTAT encodes the following:
- a CDS encoding uncharacterized protein (chr2.cand.378 - hypothetical protein, conserved, pfl2150C), with the translated sequence MAGGNAKQQKAQQKALEKQKQKIVEDKTFGLKNKKSKSVQKYIKSIQQQITGQPPKDSDKYIAQQNKEKEEKNRIMQQKALIASLFKTTETVKQVSMESQKLYEPKQSRMDQKIDIYLDQRIQRSKEDENMSTWDITTLEGVVQQKNTNSCTTDIICKYFLQAVESKKYGWFWVCPNGGDDCKYRHCLPPGFVLASDVPQEVVDDDETLEEMIERQRRELPPGGEMVTEESFKRWKEEKEKGRLDELKDRVTKDSTTQLTGKDLFTFNPNLFMDDEGAADDFDYDEDIDLDELIRENEESLTKGNVLPDDVSSFYNYFTSYNCVILNTVKIFCDLINDVLGYGISENPFIVIHIANVYLI
- a CDS encoding uncharacterized protein (chr2.cand.376 - hypothetical protein, conserved, pf14_0413), which gives rise to MLTKPLLSPGFYNILNKFNGNLYKKSFSTLIFTSKLSQLKPFDHQSSSLHIGSNYQNVLISSDFNFNLIRCCDFQLNYKSFFSTRSNVTTRPLWDLHSGIITELIERSDFVALDVEYTGLHVKDERFIGVDKCYESHSLGAKKFIPCQIGLTMAKYENDLWKLTTTSLFTIPSEGKSFSVNMSTLNFLKDNNFDFNSWIRDGITHLTPKEEEERKSLIVSKLHQIQLNLKNLSDSNVESTRNTSNVNTEYDVSSIKDLEDRRVVEQMIERINEWILVEGDEGRAPLEFEVESAFLRLLMHSVISIKYPNLYSNSSQRNGVRYVMVYKTQMELLEEERKLLEEELEAINKQVGLRTLFDKISKNNKILVGHNCFYDILHIYQTFYGDLPENVEDFKKKWVQVFPTIFDTKYISEYYQQFTPHTTLKSLYNSFLPNQNVLNRFEISSLGTRGIVCGYGNVLNEAEKEHEAGYDSLMTAIVFIHQLETVIKNKNSSLNNLIKAYLDTSNTANSMGKVIMNIFGEVVNSVRLVKCQPSVINMNNEEDMSKHFYMFGFPNVWKKWEIMKIWSPLWVSISWIDETSCWIIAKNSEDVKNINLIYKMMKNPQFKLYNYGQYLEKISQSTI
- a CDS encoding uncharacterized protein (chr2.C.cand.152 - hypothetical protein); amino-acid sequence: MSLFESFEIFCPEFVDSGHHFGLFDRKYLELITKTGHLYKKLRNFCENIPNPDYASELSNIFTNNGKFTTDFEPESLEFFSTNTHIHGLIENTDSFMENCITLHNINEFKPSPYYLCCFANSMNSHLNKYRNYFNSLRNLTHLSVQVSCVSKFTEKLFKLLQLLNNVIVQFEYKSLEYKDGFPKFKCLLEILDQDYPDEFNNIVNSKLRDDLLELFRTQLTYWLIYGKLIDPFGEFIISSSECEKSDLKSKSASIFISELLNFKPNNSSSECNHFLTISNLVYSSRISDNATFGPVDHNTANTILMIGKLVPILNCISANSSINKVLKKLADDCLFKNWNEVTSDNEKFSSAIENYRLQFSTILWDTYNPKYNILNKIKLLKSVYLLLEKPIYDQLFEQSYDIMSMNFGENELKTVNKSFTTLINRLKDDMDGGLSPENENLDNFKFMKFTNQFDINSSFKLINDIELNEGSYEVGNESSIWYPELIYVMNGFNMNIVVDLQLVNQSKEFSLVISPKISHSANGRSFNDHRTLNCKCLLINFRVIHSNFANLTFSIDIVLNHNPSDCENKFTRSLISRIEKVVEYKESNLKLGIEMMLKRNSLKVFLKSVPDEFCFLNNYSTQSSNPSNYSNQSNNSNNSNPSGSFDNENVDDLEIAGGVTISTKSSEHEEDLYGLDNNSINLRIEINQENMIELLKLVSEFSYVGIVHHSKDLDYSLSELSIKGISNKIKILSWNYYTINYDTLNCAQKINLNNSSEVNFNHDFDNWANIILYYNTKDINFINTKPYYQVFQLLFNTKKIMYGLENKFLTDFKIRTRYTECENNLKYSDHMLLVRKTFAFKHFLHSRLSRLLSSLYSLVIVPSYLELESFMNNSNDFLKIIHKHDEYITKIQRLFVSNENVVSSYIQCLNVCLRFIMTFDTFKEFLGLSYGEVYEYLYLIDQLRYFSQHYNF